One segment of Brassica napus cultivar Da-Ae chromosome C3, Da-Ae, whole genome shotgun sequence DNA contains the following:
- the LOC106395400 gene encoding gibberellin-regulated protein 10 has protein sequence MKMKSAVVQFYVISLLLSSSLLMLSNADSSPCNGKCNVRCSKARIQDRCLKYCNICCGKCDYCVPSGTYGNKDECPCYRDMKNSKGGPKCP, from the exons ATGAAGATGAAGTCCGCTGTTGTGCAGTTTTACGTTATCTCTCTTCTCCTTTCATCTTCTTTGCTCATGCTTTCAAACGCCGATTCGT cACCATGCAACGGAAAATGCAACGTGAGATGTTCAAAGGCAAGAATCCAAGATCGGTGTCTAAAGTACTGCAATATATGTTGCGGGAAGTGTGATTACTGTGTTCCCTCAGGCACTTATGGAAACAAAGACGAGTGTCCTTGTTACCGCGATATGAAGAACTCCAAAGGCGGACCCAAATGTCCTTGA
- the LOC106386849 gene encoding ras-related protein RABE1c isoform X1 yields MAAPPARGRADYDYLIKLLLIGDSGVGKSCLLLRFSDGSFTTSFITTIGIDFKIRTIELDTKRIKLQIWDTAGQERFRTITTAYYRGAMGILLVYDVTDESSFNSNFCFSLSINIFDFYIFALFWTCFLDLIADIRNWIRNIEQHASDNVNKILVGNKADMDESKRAVPTSKGQALADEYGIKFFETSAKTNLNVEEVFFSIAKDIKQRLTDTDSRAEHATIRISQTDQAAGAGQATQKSACCGT; encoded by the exons ATGGCTGCTCCACCTGCTAGGGGTAGAGCCGATTACGATTACCTCATCAAGCTCCTCCTAATCGGTGATAGCG GTGTGGGTAAGAGTTGTTTGCTGTTAAGGTTCTCTGATGGCTCCTTCACCACTAGCTTCATCACCACCATTGG CATTGATTTTAAGATACGAACTATTGAGCTTGATACCAAACGCATCAAGCTCCAGATTTGGGATACTGCTGGTCAAGAACGTTTTCGAACCATCACCACTG CTTATTACCGAGGGGCAATGGGCATTTTGCTGGTCTATGATGTCACAGACGAGTCATCCTTTAACAGTAATTTTTGCTTCTCTCTAAGCATTAACATCTTTGATTTTTACATTTTTGCTCTGTTCTGGACCTGTTTTCTTGACCTTATTGCAGATATTAGGAACTGGATTCGTAATATCGAACAGCACGCTTCGGATAATGTCAACAAGATCTTGGTAGGGAACAAAGCCGATATGGATGAGAGCAAGAGG gCTGTTCCAACATCAAAGGGTCAAGCGCTGGCTGATGAATATGGAATCAAGTTCTTTGAAACA AGTGCCAAAACAAATCTAAATGTGGAAGAGGTTTTCTTCTCGATAGCAAAGGACATTAAGCAGAGACTCACAGATACTGACTCGAGAGCAGAG CATGCGACGATTAGGATAAGCCAAACAGACCAGGCTGCTGGAGCCGGACAAGCCACGCAGAAGTCTGCATGCTGTGGAACTTAA
- the LOC106386849 gene encoding ras-related protein RABE1c isoform X2 produces the protein MAAPPARGRADYDYLIKLLLIGDSGVGKSCLLLRFSDGSFTTSFITTIGIDFKIRTIELDTKRIKLQIWDTAGQERFRTITTAYYRGAMGILLVYDVTDESSFNNIRNWIRNIEQHASDNVNKILVGNKADMDESKRAVPTSKGQALADEYGIKFFETSAKTNLNVEEVFFSIAKDIKQRLTDTDSRAEHATIRISQTDQAAGAGQATQKSACCGT, from the exons ATGGCTGCTCCACCTGCTAGGGGTAGAGCCGATTACGATTACCTCATCAAGCTCCTCCTAATCGGTGATAGCG GTGTGGGTAAGAGTTGTTTGCTGTTAAGGTTCTCTGATGGCTCCTTCACCACTAGCTTCATCACCACCATTGG CATTGATTTTAAGATACGAACTATTGAGCTTGATACCAAACGCATCAAGCTCCAGATTTGGGATACTGCTGGTCAAGAACGTTTTCGAACCATCACCACTG CTTATTACCGAGGGGCAATGGGCATTTTGCTGGTCTATGATGTCACAGACGAGTCATCCTTTAACA ATATTAGGAACTGGATTCGTAATATCGAACAGCACGCTTCGGATAATGTCAACAAGATCTTGGTAGGGAACAAAGCCGATATGGATGAGAGCAAGAGG gCTGTTCCAACATCAAAGGGTCAAGCGCTGGCTGATGAATATGGAATCAAGTTCTTTGAAACA AGTGCCAAAACAAATCTAAATGTGGAAGAGGTTTTCTTCTCGATAGCAAAGGACATTAAGCAGAGACTCACAGATACTGACTCGAGAGCAGAG CATGCGACGATTAGGATAAGCCAAACAGACCAGGCTGCTGGAGCCGGACAAGCCACGCAGAAGTCTGCATGCTGTGGAACTTAA
- the LOC125584171 gene encoding uncharacterized protein LOC125584171: MDSVIKMMENTIKQKKENLQKLQDEITQLEATVQTLKNQTQNSETIILPESPPTSPATKKPHKYYVIFNGPMRGIYDEWHKAAQFITGRNITHKSYGNLEDAKQALDDSAQKQKGIATSFKDQLLLGGGGGRTQLQPVTRLTPIGKIPTIAKIDTTQAILEQIKLTKEKFLEYFEEINTYPEKTIYKHIYPKNHQGLGPKAVVLPEADPILTKNLHEYGLIETLYIRKPDYQLKHFPIGLKTAISRYFSGYAKGKEVFLQYYSNHPELNQTGLSCPAIKLIIMGISNEQYPTKDGAANIHYDEDDLVRVDVELTIGILRKLVYMNDFFRLNYKSDSTLLLTKSTKEFDIQEIIGPIVYKIWDNGIIKSLQYHQTMCRLLIQSQLHDKINEKHKCSICTDKSEEAQEEKAQEDSSDDPIIEDEATPTKAINM; this comes from the coding sequence ATGGACTCAGTGATAAAGATGATGGAAAATACTATCAAACAGAAAAAAGAAAACCTCCAAAAACTCCAAGACGAAATTACCCAACTTGAAGCAACTGTCCAAACACTAAaaaatcaaacccaaaacaGTGAAACAATAATATTACCAGAAAGTCCGCCTACAAGCCCAGCTACTAAAAAACCacataaatattatgttatctTCAACGGCCCAATGCGTGGAATATACGATGAATGGCATAAGGCCGCACAATTTATCACAGGGAGAAATATCACTCATAAAAGCTATGGCAACCTTGAAGACGCAAAACAGGCACTTGACGACTCGGCTCAGAAACAAAAAGGAATAGCCACTTCCTTCAAGGATCAACTTCTTCTTGGAGGGGGAGGAGGACGAACTCAGCTACAACCCGTAACCAGACTCACCCCTATCGGAAAAATTCCTACCATTGCCAAAATAGACACTACCCAAGCCATCCTTGAACAAATAAAACTAACCAAGGAAAAATTTCTCGAATACTTCGAAGAAATAAATACCTACCCAGAAAAAACCATCTACAAACATATATACCCAAAAAACCATCAAGGCCTTGGCCCAAAAGCAGTGGTACTTCCCGAAGCAGACCCAATACTTACAAAAAACCTCCATGAATATGGACTTATAGAAACCCTTTATATACGAAAACCCGATTACCAACTAAAACACTTCCCGATCGGATTAAAAACAGCTATTTCAAGGTATTTTTCAGGATATGCTAAAGGAAAGGAAGTATTTCTTCAGTATTATAGCAACCACCCAGAACTCAACCAAACAGGATTAAGCTGCCCAGCaatcaaattaataataatgGGGATTAGTAACGAGCAATATCCAACCAAAGATGGTGCAGCAAACATTCACTACGATGAAGACGACCTGGTTCGAGTCGATGTTGAATTAACCATAGGAATACTCAGAAAACTTGTCTACATGAACGACTTCTTCCGACTCAACTACAAATCCGACTCAACACTTTTACTCACCAAATCAACCAAAGAATTCGACATCCAAGAAATTATAGGCCCGATAGTCTACAAAATATGGGACAATGGGATCATCAAAAGTCTGCAATATCATCAAACAATGTGTAGACTACTCATTCAAAGTCAGCTACATGACAAGATCAACGAAAAACACAAATGCTCGATCTGTACAGACAAATCCGAAGAAGCCCAAGAAGAAAAGGCCCAAGAAGACTCTAGTGATGACCCAATAATAGAAGACGAAGCAACACCGACAAAGGCAATAAACATGTGA
- the LOC106386850 gene encoding zinc finger protein ZAT12 codes for MVAISEINPTVEATAANCLMLLSRVGQKGADQKRVFTCKTCLKEFHSFQALGGHRASHKKPNNESLSGLVKKAKAPSSHPCPICGVEFPMGQALGGHMRRHRNESGGGAALVTRALLPEPTMTTLKKSSSGKRVACLDLSLGMVENLNLKLELGRTVC; via the coding sequence atggttgcaATCTCTGAGATTAACCCGACGGTGGAGGCTACGGCAGCGAACTGTCTGATGCTTTTATCAAGAGTCGGACAAAAAGGTGCGGATCAGAAACGCGTTTTCACATGTAAAACGTGTTTGAAAGAGTTTCATTCGTTTCAAGCGTTGGGAGGTCACCGTGCGAGCCACAAGAAACCTAACAATGAGAGTCTCTCTGGATTGGTGAAGAAAGCCAAAGCTCCTTCGTCGCATCCTTGTCCGATATGCGGAGTGGAGTTTCCGATGGGACAAGCTCTAGGAGGTCACATGAGGAGACACAGGAACGAAAGTGGCGGCGGCGCAGCGTTGGTTACACGGGCGTTATTGCCGGAGCCGACGATGACGACGTTGAAGAAGTCGAGCAGTGGGAAGAGGGTGGCGTGTTTGGATCTGAGTCTGGGGATGGTGGAGAATTTGAATCTCAAGTTGGAGCTTGGAAGAacagtttgttaa
- the LOC106386848 gene encoding methyl-CpG-binding domain-containing protein 7, which produces MKTRSSSSGDLVPAGNSRESQLHIVDPTSSPRKSLHGLNLPRPSSRRSKGGVDDSDRRSYASKGFHLPKGWTVEEFPRRNSYIIDKFYVERKTGKRFRSLVSVERYLKESGNRKDQQQLVLLHHQRAPSKDFNLPDGWFVDEKPRRHSGRIDRAYIEPGTGKKFRSLPAVETYLNGTVDSVDSGQLSILADPNGIGFESVDIDPNPPEKVKWVLTGPGGNMFSAHVSGSDVSSSVQQTWSEAFLSLIQERV; this is translated from the exons ATGAAAACGAGATCATCATCCTCCGGTGACCTGGTTCCGGCGGGTAACAGTCGCGAATCCCAGCTACACATCGTGGACCCCACTTCATCTCCCCGGAAATCTTTGCATGGTTTGAATCTGCCTCGACCATCGTCTCGTAGAAGCAAAGGCGGTGTCGACGATTCG gATCGTCGCAGCTATGCCTCCAAGGGTTTCCATTTGCCTAAAGGATGGACCGTTGAGGAGTTTCCTAGGAGAAACTCCTACATTATTGATAAG TTTTATGTTGAGCGAAAAACAGGAAAGCGGTTCCGTTCCCTTGTCTCCGTTGAGAGATACTTGAAGGAATCAGGGAACCGTAAAGATCAGCAGCAGCTTGTGCTTTTACACCATCAGCGTGCCCCTTCCAAAGATTTCAATCTACCTGATGGATGGTTCGTTGATGAGAAACCCCGGAGACATTCCGGTCGAATAGACAGG GCTTACATTGAGCCAGGAACAGGGAAGAAGTTCCGTTCTCTGCCTGCTGTTGAGACATACTTGAACGGTACAGTTGACTCGGTTGATTCCGGGCAGCTTTCG ATTTTGGCGGACCCGAATGGTATCGGATTTGAGAGCGTGGATATTGACCCAAACCCACCAGAGAAAGTTAAATGGGTACTGACCGGTCCAGGAGGAAACATGTTTAGTGCGCATGTTAGCGGCTCCGACGTCTCTAGCTCTGTCCAACAGACATGGTCTGAGGCTTTTCTCTCACTGATCCAAGAACGGGTTTAA
- the LOC106386846 gene encoding transcription factor MYB59 isoform X1: MKSVQEEYRKGPWTEQEDILLVNFVHMFGDRRWDFVAKVSGLNRTGKSCRLRWVNYLHPGLKRGKMTPEEERLVLELHAKWGNRWSKIARKLPGRTDNEIKNYWRTHMRKKAQEKKRPMSPTSSSSNCCSSSMTTAATQDTGGSNVKMNQECEEDGYYSMDDIWREIDQSGSNIIKPVKDIYYSEQSCYLDFPPLASPAWESSMESIWNMDADESKMSSFAIDQFPLSFEHDRSSSWSSLL; this comes from the exons ATGAAGAGTGTGCAAGAGGAGTACCGTAAAGGACCGTGGACAGAACAAGAGGACATCCTCTTGGTCAACTTTGTCCACATGTTCGGAGATCGAAGATGGGATTTTGTAGCGAAAGTGTCAG GTTTGAATAGAACAGGAAAGAGCTGCAGGTTAAGGTGGGTTAACTACTTACATCCTGGTCTCAAACGTGGTAAGATGACTCCAGAAGAAGAGCGTCTTGTCCTTGAGCTTCACGCTAAATGGGGAAATAG GTGGTCGAAAATCGCCAGGAAATTGCCTGGTCGAACCGATAATGAGATAAAGAATTACTGGAGGACTCATATGAGGAAGAAGgcacaagagaagaagagaccTATGTCTCCAACATCCTCATCTTCAAACTGTTGCTCGTCATCTATGACCACTGCAGCTACTCAAGACACTGGAGGATCCAATGTGAAAATGAATCAAGAATGCGAAGAAGATGGATACTACTCGATGGATGACATATGGAGAGAGATTGATCAATCTGGATCAAACATTATCAAACCGGTGAAAGACATCTACTACTCTGAGCAAAGCTGTTATTTGGACTTCCCTCCTCTGGCTTCTCCAGCATGGGAAAGCTCCATGGAGTCTATATGGAACATGGATGCAGATGAAAGTAAGATGTCTTCTTTTGCCATTGATCAGTTTCCTCTCAGTTTTGAACATGATAGATCATCATCGTGGTCGTCTTTACTCTAG
- the LOC106386846 gene encoding transcription factor MYB59 isoform X2, with product MGFCSESVRFEGGGRNIRLGLNRTGKSCRLRWVNYLHPGLKRGKMTPEEERLVLELHAKWGNRWSKIARKLPGRTDNEIKNYWRTHMRKKAQEKKRPMSPTSSSSNCCSSSMTTAATQDTGGSNVKMNQECEEDGYYSMDDIWREIDQSGSNIIKPVKDIYYSEQSCYLDFPPLASPAWESSMESIWNMDADESKMSSFAIDQFPLSFEHDRSSSWSSLL from the exons ATGGGATTTTGTAGCGAAAGTGTCAGGTTTGAAGGTGGAGGGAGAAACATAAGACTAG GTTTGAATAGAACAGGAAAGAGCTGCAGGTTAAGGTGGGTTAACTACTTACATCCTGGTCTCAAACGTGGTAAGATGACTCCAGAAGAAGAGCGTCTTGTCCTTGAGCTTCACGCTAAATGGGGAAATAG GTGGTCGAAAATCGCCAGGAAATTGCCTGGTCGAACCGATAATGAGATAAAGAATTACTGGAGGACTCATATGAGGAAGAAGgcacaagagaagaagagaccTATGTCTCCAACATCCTCATCTTCAAACTGTTGCTCGTCATCTATGACCACTGCAGCTACTCAAGACACTGGAGGATCCAATGTGAAAATGAATCAAGAATGCGAAGAAGATGGATACTACTCGATGGATGACATATGGAGAGAGATTGATCAATCTGGATCAAACATTATCAAACCGGTGAAAGACATCTACTACTCTGAGCAAAGCTGTTATTTGGACTTCCCTCCTCTGGCTTCTCCAGCATGGGAAAGCTCCATGGAGTCTATATGGAACATGGATGCAGATGAAAGTAAGATGTCTTCTTTTGCCATTGATCAGTTTCCTCTCAGTTTTGAACATGATAGATCATCATCGTGGTCGTCTTTACTCTAG